A single window of Chloracidobacterium sp. DNA harbors:
- a CDS encoding DedA family protein — protein sequence MESLTDFFHQIKDFLNPKLLIDWLLGLLGGYVYFGLFFIVFAETGLAVGFFLPGDSLLVVTGLMARTLPDKLNIVLVLIAFFAGSVIGDSTGYWTGRWMGKTLFNRESSLIFKPSRVAKAHAFFEKYGVKTVILARFVPIVRTFAPLVVGAAEMPYAKFLLFSVIGGILWIFSMVLAGYYLGTAIEGAFNIKLEDHIEKVVILVVLLSLLPPMIEVLRHKFGSKPKQDDEGV from the coding sequence ATGGAATCATTAACCGATTTTTTTCACCAAATAAAGGATTTTCTTAATCCTAAATTGCTGATCGACTGGTTGCTCGGCCTGCTTGGCGGGTACGTCTATTTCGGTCTCTTCTTCATTGTTTTTGCCGAAACCGGGTTGGCGGTCGGATTTTTCCTTCCGGGCGATTCGCTTTTGGTCGTGACGGGTTTGATGGCCCGCACGCTACCTGACAAGCTTAATATCGTACTGGTGCTGATCGCATTTTTCGCGGGTTCGGTGATCGGTGACAGCACCGGCTATTGGACCGGTCGATGGATGGGTAAGACGCTCTTTAACCGCGAAAGCTCCCTGATATTTAAGCCAAGCCGCGTAGCTAAGGCACACGCGTTTTTTGAAAAATACGGTGTCAAGACGGTCATCCTCGCGAGGTTCGTGCCCATCGTGCGAACCTTTGCTCCGCTCGTCGTCGGTGCCGCCGAAATGCCGTATGCCAAGTTTCTGCTCTTTAGCGTGATCGGCGGGATCTTGTGGATATTCAGTATGGTTTTGGCCGGCTATTACCTCGGCACGGCGATAGAGGGTGCGTTTAATATCAAACTCGAAGATCATATCGAAAAGGTTGTCATCCTGGTCGTTTTGCTCTCGCTGCTACCGCCGATGATCGAGGTGCTCCGGCACAAATTCGGCAGCAAACCCAAACAAGATGACGAAGGAGTTTGA